The genomic DNA TCGACAGTACCTTAGTTTTGAAGATGGCGCTTGACGTCTTAGGTCGTGACAATGTGACCGCCGTGGTTGCGAATTCCGAATTATTTACGGATGAAGAATTCGATAAAGCGATGAGTTTAGCTGAAGAGTTAGGTGCTAACGTTCAAGGAACTACGCTAGACTACTTGAGTGATGACCATATCAAGAACAACACCCCTGACAGCTGGTACTATGCCAAGAAGATGTTCTACAGCCGGTTGAATGACATTGCGGCTAATAATGGTAGTGCCGCTGTCTTAGACGGTATGATCAAGAATGATGAAAATGATTATCGTCCTGGTTTGAAGGCCCGTAGTGAAGCGGGGGCCCGGAGCTTGTTACAAGAAGCTGATTTCTTCAAGACTGACGTTCGGGCCTTGGCACAAGAGCTCGGTTTGACGAACTGGAACAAGGTCGCATCATGTTCAGTATCATCACGATTCCCATACGGGACGACGTTGACGCATGACAATATTGCTCAAGTGATGGCCGCCGAAAAGTATTTGCGTCGTTTAGGTTTTCCAACGGTCCGGGTTCGTTTCCACGACGATATTGCGCGGATCGAATTACCAGAAGCACGGATCGGTGATTTCTTAGTCTTCAACGACCGCGTTAACCGTCAATTACAATCACTTGGATTCCGCTACGTTACCCTTGATTTAGGTGGCTTCCGTAGTGGTCGGATGAATGATACGTTGACGAAGGAACAATTGGCCACTTTCGCTTAGACTTACTAGAATTTACGATATTGGTGTCATGATTAATCAAAGATGGACGTCCGAGCGGCGGCGATTTTGACTCGCCCGTCCATCCGTTGATAACCGTAGCCCCAGCTGATACACACGTTACGGTTATCGTAAAACACCCCAAAAAACGCAGTCCAAGGCCGCCCTTGAACTGCGTTTTTCGTGTCTTCGGTTTTAGATCAACAGGCGTCAAAGGTCACGACGAGCTTACCAACGACTTGATCAGCTTGCAATTGTTGTAGGCCAGTCACAAGTTGATCACGGTGCAAGACCTGAGTAATTAGTGGGTCGACCTTGCCAGCTTGGACCAAAGCTAATAAGGCGGCGGTCATTTGCCCCAAATCGGCAACTTGCGCTGGGTTACCGCTACGGTGGGCGCCACCGAGGTCCAATTTACTGATAGTTACAACTTGATTACTTGGAAAGTGTTCCGGAGTTGCTAATACACAGACAAGCTGGCCATTGTAAGCTAAGCGCGGTAAGTCCGCATCAGCATGACCAATGGTATTAATGATCAGATCAACACCGTGCTGCTGCGTTAGGGCTTGAATGCGTGTGGTCACATCTTCATGATGGTAATCGATTTGGACATCGGGATGCAGCGGCGCCACGAAGGCTTGTTTGTGTTGTGAAACAGTTGTAAAGACCGTTTTACCAGCAGCTTTGGCGAGCTGGATGGCCATACTACCGACACCACCAGCACCCGCATGGATCAAAACTGTTTGCGCAGCAGTCAGGTTCGCTTTGCGTAAGAGGGCTTGATAAGCGGTCAATCCGGCGCACAAGCTAGCGGCGGCCGTTTCAAAACTTACAGTCGTTGGAATTTTAGCTAACGCGGCCGCTGGCAAACTCACGTATTCGGCAAACGTCCCATTATTGGCGAGATTAGCGTGCCCACAAACTCGTTCGCCAGGCCGAAAATTAGTGACTTCAGCGCCAACGGCTTCCACGATTCCGGCAGTGTCTAGCCCCAGCGTATGAGGAAATTGCCAGGCGGCGTTTCCACCCGTGACTAATTTAAAATCAACGGGGTTAAGCCCAACTGCTTGAGTCTTGATTAATACGTCGTCTAGCTCGAGGTCGGGCATGGGGCGTTCTTGCCATTGTAACTGTTCCATAGTTTGAGCGGATGGATCTGGCACAACCAGTGCTTGCATCTTCAATCACTCTTTTCTTAAAGACATATTTGCTTTTAATTATAACCGGTTAAGGCGCCAAAATTAAAATTTAATGCCTAATTGTTCAAAGGAAAATAGCGTTGATTCACTTAACAGAAAGGTTGACGTTAGCGGTTACAATCGTTAGACTGAGGTTAGCAATTGAATATTTTTAAACACTAGGGGTGTCCAAAAATGGGCTGAGATGGTGCTGTAAGTACCGATCCCTTTGAACCTGTAAGCTCAAACTTGCGTAGGAAAGTGTCACAGCTAATGTTAGCGGCCACTGGATCAATGCATGTTGATTGGTGGCCGTTTTTAATTGGTGTGACGGTCAATGAGGAGGAGAATTGCTATGGAATTACAATTATTGAATACTTTACGGGATCACAATCCGATTGTTTTTAACATTGCCAATTTTGTTACGGTTCAAGACGTTGCCAATGGGCTAAACGCGTTAGGGGCCTCGCCAATTATGTCAGCTGAAGTCCAAGAAGCGGAGACGATGGTCCAAATTGCCGGGGCTGTTTGCATTAATTTAGGAACACTGACCACCACCCAGATTGATCAAATACGAGTGGTTGGTAAGCTGGCTAATCAGTATCATAAGCCGGTCGTTCTTGATCCAGTGGCCGTTGGGGCGGTCCCTTACCGAAAAAAAGTCGCGCTAGAGTTACTAGCTGATTTTCAAGTCGATGTTATTCGGGGCAATGCTGGTGAAATTGCGGCATTGGCTGGCATGGATTGGCAAGCGAAGGGCATTGATGCGGGGAGCGGTCAGGGCGATCTGGTTGAAATTGCTCAAGCTTGTGCACAGCAATTCCAATGCTGTGTCATATTGTCGGGACCTACTGATGTTATTACGGATGGTCAGCGCGTGGTTAAAGTCGCTAATGGCACCCCGCTCTTCCAACGTCATGTGGGCTCGGGCGATTTACTTTCTAGTATCGTCGCGGCTTTTGCAGCCGTTAGTCCAACCGATGTTTACCAGGCGGCGCAAGTGGCTTGCTTAGTCTTAGCGGGAGCGGGGGAACTTGTCGCCAGTCAGCTGACGGCCGATCGTCCTGCCACATTTGCCATTGATTTGATTGACCGGCTGAGCTTAGTGACAGTGCCAGAAATTCAAACAATTGCTCAAATTAATTAAAATAATGAAGGGTCGCGAAGTTAATGAATGAATTTCCACAAGTGGCAACGATTGCTGGTACGGACAGTGGCGGCGGAGCCGGTGTCATGGCCGATTTAAAAACGATGCAGGCGCGTCACGTTTTTGGTACCGCGGTAGTCGTTGCCGTGACAGCTCAAAATACATTGGGGGTCCAAGATTTTATGGCAATGCCAACGAAGCTCATTGACGAACAATTTGCT from Lactiplantibacillus paraplantarum includes the following:
- the thiM gene encoding hydroxyethylthiazole kinase, which translates into the protein MELQLLNTLRDHNPIVFNIANFVTVQDVANGLNALGASPIMSAEVQEAETMVQIAGAVCINLGTLTTTQIDQIRVVGKLANQYHKPVVLDPVAVGAVPYRKKVALELLADFQVDVIRGNAGEIAALAGMDWQAKGIDAGSGQGDLVEIAQACAQQFQCCVILSGPTDVITDGQRVVKVANGTPLFQRHVGSGDLLSSIVAAFAAVSPTDVYQAAQVACLVLAGAGELVASQLTADRPATFAIDLIDRLSLVTVPEIQTIAQIN
- a CDS encoding zinc-binding dehydrogenase; amino-acid sequence: MQALVVPDPSAQTMEQLQWQERPMPDLELDDVLIKTQAVGLNPVDFKLVTGGNAAWQFPHTLGLDTAGIVEAVGAEVTNFRPGERVCGHANLANNGTFAEYVSLPAAALAKIPTTVSFETAAASLCAGLTAYQALLRKANLTAAQTVLIHAGAGGVGSMAIQLAKAAGKTVFTTVSQHKQAFVAPLHPDVQIDYHHEDVTTRIQALTQQHGVDLIINTIGHADADLPRLAYNGQLVCVLATPEHFPSNQVVTISKLDLGGAHRSGNPAQVADLGQMTAALLALVQAGKVDPLITQVLHRDQLVTGLQQLQADQVVGKLVVTFDAC
- the larE gene encoding ATP-dependent sacrificial sulfur transferase LarE, with translation MATLATKKATLVAALKDLQRVTVAFSGGIDSTLVLKMALDVLGRDNVTAVVANSELFTDEEFDKAMSLAEELGANVQGTTLDYLSDDHIKNNTPDSWYYAKKMFYSRLNDIAANNGSAAVLDGMIKNDENDYRPGLKARSEAGARSLLQEADFFKTDVRALAQELGLTNWNKVASCSVSSRFPYGTTLTHDNIAQVMAAEKYLRRLGFPTVRVRFHDDIARIELPEARIGDFLVFNDRVNRQLQSLGFRYVTLDLGGFRSGRMNDTLTKEQLATFA